The Hemicordylus capensis ecotype Gifberg chromosome 6, rHemCap1.1.pri, whole genome shotgun sequence genome window below encodes:
- the LOC128331263 gene encoding olfactory receptor 10C1-like — protein sequence MNSQENVTAISCFILAGFPEAHKFRFLIFSVLLSLYIITLMTNILIILTVKSDPILNTPMYFFLMHLAYLEVCYMSVIIPKLLETLLVDSEVISFLECAIQMFLFLFFGVAECFLLAAMAFDRYVAICHPLRYMTIMSRSTCWKMVTGSYIFGSIVGLIHTTVTFQLPFCGVVINHFFCEIQPLLGLVCNDTFINEVQVIGVAMLAIMLPFFLIILSYTGIIITLTGMSSLGSRHKAFSTCTSHLIVVILFYGTAGSMYLKPKSCYSPSVDKLLSFSYTIATPLLNPIIYSLKNKEIQGALKKLRRKMVLLQIKRW from the coding sequence ATGAACAGTCAAGAAAATGTCACAGCAATTTCCTGTTTCATACTGGCGGGGTTTCCAGAGGCTCACAAATTCCGTTTCTTAATATTTTCAGTTTTGCTATCTCTCTACATCATCACCTTAATGACAAATATCCTGATTATCCTGACAGTAAAATCTGATCCTATATTAAATACCCCCATGTACTTCTTTCTTATGCACTTGGCCTACTTGGAGGTTTGCTATATGTCAGTTATCATCCCCAAGCTATTGGAGACTTTGTTGGTAGACTCTGAAGTCATTTCCTTTCTGGAGTGTGCCATACAGATGTTCCTCTTCCTGTTTTTCGGAGTTGCTGAGTGCTTCCTCCTTGCTGCAATGGCATTTGACCGCTATGTTGCCATATGTCACCCTTTGCGCTACATGACGATTATGAGCAGGAGTACTTGTTGGAAAATGGTGACTGGTTCATACATATTTGGCTCTATAGTTGGATTGATCCACACCACTGTCacatttcagctgccattttgtggtgtGGTCATCAACCACTTCTTCTGTGAAATACAGCCACTATTGGGACTGGTCTGCAATGACACTTTCATAAATGAAGTCCAAGTTATTGGAGTGGCCATGTTGGCTATCATGCTGCCATTCTTCCTGATCATCCTGTCTTACACTGGCATTATCATCACGCTTACTGGGATGTCATCCTTAGGGAGTAGACACAAAGCCTTCTCTACCTGTACATCACATTTAATAGTGGTCATTCTCTTCTATGGGACAGCTGGTTCCATGTATTTAAAACCCAAATCCTGCTACTCTCCATCAGTAGACAAGCTTTTATCCTTTTCCTATACTATTGCAACTCCTCTGTTAAATCCAATTATCTATAGTCTAAAAAACAAAGAAATCCAGGGAGCCTTGAAAAAGCTAAGGAGGAAAATGGTTTTGTTACAAATCAAAAGATGGTGA